One window from the genome of Pseudomonadota bacterium encodes:
- the trmB gene encoding tRNA (guanosine(46)-N7)-methyltransferase TrmB, protein MQGYKFYGRRHGRRMNAARETAVTEDLPRFAVDIPEDMPADSLAPAACFPEGGYQDYWLEVGFGNGEHLAAQAAAHPGTGLIGCEPFINGVAALLTSMAKEKIENIRIWPDDARFLLDALQSGSLSKIFLLHPDPWPKKRHHKRRFIQTETLDAFARLLRKGGELRIATDDADLANWMLSKTWSHPAFDFQADCADDWRQRPDDWPETRYGQKQLAGQPVYFRFLRV, encoded by the coding sequence ATGCAAGGCTACAAATTTTACGGCAGACGACACGGACGCAGAATGAACGCCGCACGGGAAACCGCTGTGACGGAAGATCTGCCCCGTTTCGCTGTCGATATTCCCGAAGATATGCCGGCAGACAGTCTGGCTCCCGCCGCGTGTTTTCCGGAAGGGGGGTATCAGGACTATTGGCTGGAAGTCGGTTTTGGTAACGGGGAGCATCTGGCGGCGCAGGCTGCAGCGCATCCCGGTACAGGGCTGATCGGCTGTGAGCCCTTTATCAACGGGGTCGCGGCGCTGCTGACATCCATGGCAAAAGAAAAGATTGAGAATATCCGCATTTGGCCGGATGATGCGCGTTTTTTGCTGGATGCTTTACAAAGCGGCTCTTTATCCAAAATTTTCTTACTGCACCCCGATCCCTGGCCGAAAAAGCGCCATCATAAACGGCGCTTTATTCAAACGGAAACGCTGGATGCCTTTGCACGTTTGCTACGCAAGGGGGGGGAGCTACGCATAGCAACCGATGATGCCGATCTGGCAAACTGGATGCTGTCGAAAACATGGAGTCATCCGGCTTTTGACTTTCAGGCCGATTGTGCGGATGACTGGCGGCAGCGCCCTGATGACTGGCCGGAAACACGCTATGGTCAGAAACAGCTGGCGGGACAGCCGGTTTATTTCCGTTTCCTGAGAGTTTGA
- a CDS encoding methionine adenosyltransferase produces the protein MSEHYIFTSESVSEGHPDKVCDRVSDEIVDLYLAAEPEARVAAECLATTDFLAIAGETRGPDSITPEDIERVAREAVRSIGYDQEFFHWQDIEVAVRLHAQSGDIAMGVDAGADKDEGAGDQGIMFGYACRETETYMPAALHYSHGILKALADDRHAGVLDKLGPDSKSQVSLEFVHGKPVRATSVVVSTQHTDDVSQSDVYDMVRPYIERVLPEGWVTKDTNLLINPTGRFVIGGPHGDAGLTGRKIIVDTYGGAAPHGGGAFSGKDPTKVDRSAAYASRYLAKNIVAAGLADRCTIQLSYAIGVSQPLSVYVNTHGTGRVDDEALSTLIREVMDLSPRGIRKHLGLNRPIYARTAAYGHFGRDPEADGGFSWEKLDLVETLKNGLGAGAELKAAEAC, from the coding sequence ATGTCCGAACATTATATTTTCACCAGCGAGTCCGTATCGGAAGGACATCCCGATAAAGTTTGCGACCGCGTATCCGATGAAATCGTTGATTTGTATCTGGCGGCTGAGCCGGAGGCACGCGTTGCTGCGGAATGCCTTGCCACGACCGATTTTCTGGCGATTGCCGGAGAAACGCGCGGACCGGACAGTATTACGCCGGAAGATATTGAACGCGTCGCCCGTGAAGCCGTGCGCAGCATTGGCTATGATCAGGAATTCTTCCATTGGCAGGATATTGAAGTTGCTGTGCGTCTGCACGCACAATCCGGCGATATCGCTATGGGCGTTGATGCCGGTGCGGATAAGGACGAAGGTGCGGGCGATCAGGGCATCATGTTCGGTTATGCTTGCCGCGAAACAGAGACCTATATGCCTGCGGCGCTGCATTATTCCCACGGTATTCTGAAAGCGCTGGCGGATGACCGCCATGCCGGTGTTCTGGATAAGCTGGGACCGGATTCCAAAAGTCAGGTCAGCCTTGAATTCGTACACGGCAAGCCGGTACGTGCGACATCCGTTGTTGTTTCGACGCAGCATACGGATGATGTCTCGCAGTCGGATGTTTACGACATGGTGCGTCCCTATATCGAGCGTGTCCTGCCGGAAGGCTGGGTCACGAAAGACACCAATTTGTTGATCAATCCGACAGGCCGTTTTGTCATCGGCGGCCCGCACGGCGATGCCGGTCTGACCGGACGGAAAATTATTGTTGATACCTATGGCGGCGCGGCGCCTCATGGCGGCGGTGCATTCTCGGGTAAAGACCCGACGAAGGTTGACCGCTCCGCAGCTTATGCTTCGCGCTATCTGGCGAAAAATATCGTTGCCGCAGGTCTGGCGGATCGTTGCACGATCCAGCTTTCCTATGCAATCGGCGTTTCCCAGCCGCTATCCGTCTATGTGAATACGCATGGTACGGGCCGGGTTGATGATGAAGCTTTGTCCACGCTGATCCGTGAGGTTATGGATCTTAGCCCGCGCGGTATCCGCAAGCATCTTGGACTGAACCGTCCGATCTATGCGCGCACCGCGGCTTACGGTCATTTTGGCCGCGATCCCGAGGCGGATGGCGGTTTCTCATGGGAGAAGCTGGATCTGGTCGAGACGTTGAAAAACGGTCTTGGCGCAGGTGCGGAGCTGAAGGCAGCAGAAGCCTGCTGA
- a CDS encoding methylcrotonoyl-CoA carboxylase, whose amino-acid sequence MSVIESRINTSSPEFQENAAAMQETVADMKVKLGDILVGGHEHAREKHTSRGKLLPRDRVNTLLDAGSPFLELSQFAAHDVYDDHVPAAGIITGIGRISGQDCMVVANDATVKGGTYYPLTVKKHLRAQEVAAQNNLPCIYLVDSGGAFLPKQDEVFPDKEHFGRIFYNQANMSAAGIPQIAVVMGSCTAGGAYVPAMADESIIVRDQGTIFLGGPPLVKAATGEIVSAEDLGGADVHCRKSGVTDHYAEDDDHALALARQIVGTLNRVKRPDLDIRTPEEPAYDPSEIYGIIPKTSRKPYDVREVIARTVDGSRFDEFKKLYGETLVCGFAHIHGMPVGILANNGILFSESALKGAHFVEMCSKRRIPLVFLQNITGFMVGQKYEAGGIAKDGAKLVHAVSCAQVPKFTMLIGGSFGAGNYGMCGRAYNPRLLFSWPNSRISVMGAEQAATVLATVKRDGIEGKGGKWSKKEEESFKQPILEQYETQGHPYYASARLWDDGIIDPADTRTVLGLGLSAALNAPVEETNFGIFRM is encoded by the coding sequence ATGAGCGTTATCGAAAGCCGGATCAACACCTCCTCCCCCGAATTTCAGGAAAATGCGGCGGCAATGCAGGAGACCGTCGCGGATATGAAAGTCAAGCTGGGCGATATTCTGGTCGGCGGCCATGAACATGCGCGGGAAAAACACACATCCCGTGGCAAATTACTGCCGCGTGACCGCGTCAATACGCTGCTGGATGCAGGTTCTCCCTTTCTGGAGCTGTCGCAATTCGCCGCCCATGACGTCTATGACGACCACGTTCCTGCCGCCGGTATCATCACAGGCATCGGGCGCATTTCGGGACAGGACTGCATGGTGGTTGCCAATGACGCCACTGTTAAAGGCGGCACTTACTATCCGTTGACGGTCAAAAAACATCTGCGCGCACAGGAAGTCGCGGCGCAAAACAATCTGCCCTGCATCTATCTGGTCGATAGCGGCGGCGCATTCCTGCCGAAACAGGATGAAGTCTTCCCCGATAAGGAACATTTCGGGCGCATCTTTTATAATCAGGCCAATATGTCGGCGGCGGGTATTCCGCAAATTGCCGTCGTTATGGGCTCCTGTACTGCGGGCGGCGCCTATGTGCCCGCCATGGCCGATGAATCAATCATCGTGCGGGATCAGGGCACGATTTTTCTCGGCGGGCCACCGCTGGTGAAAGCCGCGACAGGCGAAATCGTCTCTGCCGAAGATCTTGGCGGCGCGGATGTTCATTGCCGCAAATCGGGCGTCACCGACCATTATGCGGAAGATGACGATCATGCGCTGGCGCTGGCGCGCCAGATTGTCGGCACGCTGAACCGCGTCAAACGTCCCGATCTGGATATCCGCACACCGGAAGAGCCCGCCTATGACCCGTCGGAGATTTACGGCATCATCCCGAAAACCAGCCGCAAACCCTATGATGTGCGCGAAGTCATCGCCCGTACCGTTGATGGCAGCCGCTTTGACGAGTTCAAAAAACTCTATGGCGAAACGCTGGTTTGCGGCTTCGCACATATTCACGGCATGCCTGTCGGTATTCTGGCCAATAACGGCATTCTGTTTTCCGAATCCGCGCTGAAAGGCGCGCATTTCGTTGAAATGTGCAGCAAACGCCGTATTCCGCTGGTGTTCTTGCAAAATATCACCGGCTTTATGGTCGGACAGAAATACGAAGCCGGCGGCATTGCCAAAGACGGTGCCAAGCTGGTCCATGCTGTTTCCTGTGCACAAGTGCCGAAATTCACAATGCTGATCGGCGGCAGTTTCGGCGCCGGCAATTACGGCATGTGTGGTCGTGCCTACAACCCCCGCCTGCTGTTCAGCTGGCCGAATTCCCGCATTTCCGTGATGGGGGCCGAACAGGCCGCGACGGTGCTGGCAACCGTCAAGCGCGACGGCATCGAAGGAAAAGGCGGCAAATGGTCGAAAAAAGAAGAGGAGAGCTTCAAACAGCCGATCCTTGAGCAATATGAAACGCAGGGCCACCCCTATTACGCCAGTGCGCGGCTGTGGGATGACGGCATTATCGATCCTGCGGATACGCGCACGGTGCTTGGCCTCGGCCTTTCCGCCGCGCTGAACGCGCCCGTTGAAGAAACCAATTTCGGTATTTTCCGCATGTAG
- a CDS encoding TSUP family transporter, with translation MTSAFLYILLPSILVTSFISGIFGMAGGMIMMGIIAWFLPVNTAMVLHGFVQMTSNGWRAILHRKHIQWPIIKYYLPGLLCALAAFMLLQLVVNKAVLFIFLGAMPFLQYLLPKNAAMNIEKPKHAFLAGLVFSTLQLLCGVSGPIVDLFFVKSKLNRHQIIATKAVTQGFGHIMKIFYFGAVVALNEELPAALYITAFLAAMIGTTLSGFVLHRMTDQQFRQYSHGLIIVIALVYLGRGLSEYLG, from the coding sequence ATGACCTCCGCCTTTCTTTACATTCTGCTACCCAGCATTCTGGTGACCTCCTTTATTTCGGGGATTTTCGGCATGGCGGGCGGCATGATTATGATGGGGATTATCGCCTGGTTTCTGCCCGTCAATACAGCCATGGTGCTGCACGGCTTTGTGCAGATGACCTCAAACGGCTGGCGCGCCATTTTGCACCGCAAACACATCCAGTGGCCCATCATAAAATATTATCTGCCCGGTCTGCTTTGTGCGCTGGCGGCTTTTATGCTGCTGCAACTGGTCGTCAATAAGGCGGTGTTGTTTATCTTCCTCGGCGCGATGCCCTTTCTGCAATATCTGCTGCCGAAAAATGCGGCGATGAATATCGAGAAACCCAAACACGCTTTTCTTGCCGGTCTCGTTTTCTCGACATTGCAGCTGCTTTGCGGCGTCAGCGGCCCGATTGTCGATCTGTTCTTTGTCAAATCCAAACTGAACCGCCACCAGATCATTGCCACCAAAGCCGTAACGCAGGGCTTTGGCCATATCATGAAAATTTTCTATTTCGGCGCGGTCGTCGCCTTAAATGAAGAGCTGCCCGCCGCCCTTTACATCACAGCTTTCCTTGCCGCCATGATCGGCACCACCCTCTCCGGCTTTGTCCTGCACCGCATGACGGATCAGCAGTTCCGGCAATATTCACACGGGCTGATTATCGTCATTGCCCTTGTCTATCTGGGGCGCGGGTTGTCCGAATATCTCGGCTGA
- a CDS encoding DUF262 domain-containing protein yields the protein MPQQHELPLEKLEELQSFEDDSNETPPSDIISYNELRSCADLFRMHKQGVLDIKPEFQRDVVWQDAAQTRFIDSLIKQLPIPSMCFSLDYKSKKWLVIDGLQRISAIIRFLEGKDWVLSSLSDIIPEIAGKSVADIKEGTDAGKGYYSLVENLTIPVTVLRCDYSKKSHMEYLFTIFHRLNSGGMKLNNQEIRNCIYSGSFNNLLKHLDEYPPWRKLNKMKPKEKYRLSKQELILRFFAFSDEYLRYHGSLVRFLNSYMQENRMIDSDVINSKQEYFTRTVDCINQKIFDNRAPVDKLSLVTLEALLVGVGKNIDYLETQPPAVLKRRYRKLIEDEAFSEIFLREGLSHRGKVIDRLGSAIGIFSEDSE from the coding sequence ATGCCTCAACAACATGAATTACCTTTAGAAAAACTAGAAGAACTTCAATCGTTTGAAGACGACAGCAACGAGACGCCGCCTAGTGATATTATTTCCTATAATGAATTACGATCATGTGCAGATCTTTTTAGAATGCATAAGCAAGGAGTTTTAGATATTAAGCCAGAATTTCAACGAGATGTAGTCTGGCAGGATGCTGCGCAAACTCGCTTTATAGATTCTTTGATTAAGCAACTGCCTATCCCGAGCATGTGTTTTAGTTTGGATTACAAGTCAAAAAAATGGCTTGTTATTGATGGTTTACAAAGAATATCCGCTATTATTAGGTTTTTAGAGGGGAAGGATTGGGTTTTATCAAGTTTGAGCGATATTATCCCAGAAATAGCCGGAAAATCAGTCGCGGATATAAAAGAGGGCACAGATGCGGGAAAGGGATATTACAGTCTTGTTGAAAACTTAACTATCCCAGTCACTGTTCTAAGGTGTGATTATAGCAAAAAATCACATATGGAATATTTATTTACAATTTTTCATCGTCTTAACTCCGGTGGAATGAAATTAAACAACCAAGAAATTCGCAATTGCATTTATAGTGGCTCATTTAACAACTTACTTAAGCATCTTGACGAATACCCTCCTTGGCGTAAGCTTAATAAAATGAAGCCTAAAGAGAAGTATCGCTTATCTAAGCAGGAGTTGATATTACGGTTTTTTGCATTTTCTGACGAATATTTACGATATCACGGGAGCCTTGTTAGGTTTCTGAACTCGTACATGCAAGAAAACCGTATGATTGATAGTGATGTTATCAACTCCAAACAGGAATACTTTACCCGAACAGTTGATTGTATAAATCAAAAAATATTTGATAATCGAGCGCCTGTTGACAAGTTATCATTAGTAACGCTGGAAGCACTTTTAGTAGGGGTTGGTAAGAATATTGATTATTTAGAAACACAGCCACCTGCGGTTTTAAAAAGAAGATACAGGAAATTGATTGAGGATGAGGCGTTCTCTGAAATATTTTTACGAGAAGGGCTATCTCATAGAGGAAAAGTGATAGACAGGCTGGGTTCTGCAATAGGAATTTTTTCAGAAGATAGTGAATGA
- a CDS encoding succinylglutamate desuccinylase/aspartoacylase family protein yields the protein MGENLIIAGETIAPGQRMRVNLHVARLYDFTEMNVPIEVVRGKKDGPRLFVCAAIHGNEINGVDIIRRLLGHKALGKIKGTLIAVPIVNVFGFNTKSRYLPDGRDLNRYFPGSGDGSLAAQLAHIFTTEILEKCTHGIDLHTAGFSRANLPHIRANLDDPAVLEMAHAFKVPVLINANFVDGSLREAADERGIPLVLFEGGEALKFNEQVIRCGLQGVLSVMRQIGMLPRTRKKTPAEKEDEKKKTVFVARSRHWVRAPHSGILQAETHLGARVKKNQLLGLISDPFGGDVFEIRARKTGIVVGLATLPLVNAGDAAFHIATFEDSGAVEEQVELFEGKVGSDKSGRFLN from the coding sequence ATGGGCGAGAATCTGATCATTGCAGGAGAAACAATCGCACCGGGGCAGCGGATGCGGGTTAATCTGCATGTCGCGCGGCTGTATGACTTCACTGAAATGAATGTGCCGATTGAAGTTGTCCGCGGCAAGAAAGACGGGCCGCGCCTGTTTGTCTGCGCCGCCATTCACGGAAATGAAATCAACGGTGTCGATATTATACGGCGGTTGCTGGGGCATAAGGCGCTTGGCAAGATTAAAGGAACGCTGATTGCCGTGCCGATTGTCAATGTGTTCGGCTTTAACACCAAGTCCCGCTATTTGCCCGATGGCCGTGATTTGAATCGCTATTTCCCCGGCAGCGGTGACGGATCATTGGCGGCACAATTGGCGCATATTTTCACCACCGAGATTCTTGAAAAATGCACACATGGGATTGATCTGCATACGGCGGGATTCAGCCGCGCCAATCTGCCGCATATCCGCGCCAATCTCGATGATCCGGCGGTGCTGGAGATGGCGCATGCTTTCAAAGTGCCGGTGTTGATTAATGCCAATTTCGTTGATGGTTCTTTGCGTGAAGCAGCGGATGAGCGCGGCATTCCGCTGGTATTGTTTGAGGGCGGCGAAGCGCTGAAATTCAATGAACAGGTCATACGCTGCGGCTTGCAGGGTGTTTTGTCGGTGATGCGGCAGATCGGCATGTTGCCGCGTACGCGTAAGAAAACGCCGGCTGAGAAAGAGGATGAAAAGAAAAAGACGGTATTCGTGGCGCGGTCGCGGCACTGGGTGCGGGCCCCCCATAGCGGCATTCTGCAAGCGGAAACGCATTTGGGGGCAAGAGTCAAAAAGAACCAGCTGCTGGGGCTTATCTCCGACCCGTTCGGCGGGGATGTTTTCGAAATCCGTGCCCGCAAGACGGGGATTGTCGTCGGTCTGGCAACGCTGCCGCTGGTCAATGCGGGAGATGCGGCTTTTCACATCGCGACCTTTGAGGATTCCGGCGCTGTTGAAGAACAGGTCGAGTTATTTGAAGGGAAAGTCGGCAGCGATAAAAGCGGCCGTTTCCTAAACTAG
- the tldD gene encoding metalloprotease TldD — MQNSAVATDTSDPVAVTDHLFFGAQSGLEQGKTIKIVDEALSSCDDGELYLEYALSEALVWDDGQLKEASFDTERGFGLRGVLEDRFSYGHSSDMKEHSLKEAAELAQTMKQAQSGNMVAMAMQEKPPAPKKKLYSANDPVAGVAFADKIKLLQDIDSYIRSKDNRIRQVSVSMTGSWKAVQILCAGGDARADIRPLVRLDVSVVLEADGKMESGHDGRGGRQDYTLFLKDDAWKQVADEALRQATVKLDAVAAPAGEMTVVLGPGWPGVLLHEAVGHGLEGDFNRKGTSAFAGLLGERVAAKGVTVVDDGTLPDRRGSLTIDDEGTPTQRNVLIEDGILVGYMQDRLNAKLMGREPTGNGRRESYEYAPMPRMTNTYMLDGQDEPEDILKSVKNGLYAVNFGGGQVDITSGKFVFEASEAYLIEDGKITAPVKGATLIGSGPEALKRVSMIGNDMKLDAGIGTCGKDGQGVPVGVGQPTMRIDGMTVGGTAA, encoded by the coding sequence ATGCAGAACTCAGCTGTTGCGACAGACACATCCGATCCCGTTGCCGTCACCGACCATTTGTTTTTCGGCGCACAAAGCGGGCTGGAGCAGGGGAAAACCATTAAAATCGTTGATGAGGCACTGTCTTCCTGTGATGACGGTGAGCTGTATCTGGAATATGCGCTGTCCGAGGCGCTGGTCTGGGATGACGGGCAGTTGAAAGAAGCCAGTTTTGATACCGAACGCGGCTTTGGTCTGCGCGGTGTGCTGGAAGACCGTTTTTCCTATGGTCATTCCTCGGATATGAAGGAACATTCCCTGAAAGAGGCGGCGGAACTGGCGCAAACCATGAAACAGGCGCAAAGCGGTAATATGGTCGCGATGGCCATGCAGGAAAAACCGCCCGCGCCGAAGAAAAAACTCTACAGCGCCAATGACCCTGTGGCAGGTGTGGCCTTTGCCGATAAGATCAAATTGTTGCAAGATATTGACAGCTATATCCGCAGCAAAGATAACCGTATCCGTCAGGTCTCCGTCAGTATGACGGGATCATGGAAGGCTGTGCAGATACTGTGCGCCGGCGGCGATGCGCGCGCCGATATCCGCCCGTTGGTGCGGCTGGATGTCAGTGTTGTGCTGGAAGCGGACGGAAAAATGGAAAGCGGTCATGATGGCCGCGGCGGACGGCAGGATTATACGCTGTTTCTGAAAGATGATGCCTGGAAACAAGTGGCGGATGAAGCCCTGCGTCAGGCAACGGTGAAACTGGATGCCGTGGCGGCGCCTGCGGGGGAAATGACGGTTGTTCTCGGTCCGGGTTGGCCGGGCGTCTTGCTGCATGAAGCCGTCGGTCACGGGCTGGAAGGTGATTTTAACCGCAAGGGCACATCTGCTTTTGCGGGGCTTCTGGGTGAACGCGTCGCGGCAAAAGGTGTGACGGTGGTGGATGACGGCACTTTGCCGGATCGTCGCGGTTCTCTGACCATTGATGATGAAGGCACGCCGACACAGCGAAATGTGCTGATTGAAGACGGTATTCTGGTCGGCTATATGCAAGACCGTTTGAACGCGAAATTGATGGGGCGTGAGCCGACAGGAAACGGTCGCCGTGAAAGTTACGAATATGCGCCGATGCCGCGTATGACCAATACCTATATGCTGGACGGGCAGGATGAGCCGGAAGATATTCTGAAATCAGTCAAAAACGGCCTTTATGCTGTGAATTTCGGCGGCGGGCAGGTGGATATTACCTCGGGGAAATTCGTTTTTGAAGCCTCGGAAGCCTATCTGATTGAAGACGGCAAGATTACCGCTCCTGTGAAAGGCGCAACGCTGATCGGCAGCGGCCCCGAAGCCTTAAAACGCGTCAGCATGATCGGCAATGACATGAAGCTGGATGCGGGAATCGGCACTTGCGGCAAAGACGGTCAGGGTGTTCCCGTCGGTGTCGGCCAGCCGACCATGCGTATTGACGGTATGACGGTCGGCGGTACGGCGGCGTAA
- a CDS encoding quinone-dependent dihydroorotate dehydrogenase: MDMYRRIISPLLFSLPPEAAHRAAIFALAHLPWIFPRATVPELPITLWGRRFSNPVGLAAGFDKDAEAWRGLSRLGFGFLELGTVTPKPQQGNPKPRIFRDSSTQSVINRMGFPGKGAAHVKNSLRGRETCPVPLGINIGKNKASEDFDAIIDDYESCLKLLEGLADYFVVNVSSPNTPGLRALQSKEALSSLLSALMRVKDAQIPLLVKIAPDLSAQELEEIATVVAETACDGVVISNTTLARPDVLPQGFAAEQGGLSGALLRDKSTEMIARFYTLTSGTIPIIGAGGVSSGADAYQKIRAGASLVQIYSGMIFKGPYVAAQSVRELSQIIAAEEISDWTQIIGIDSARYMR; the protein is encoded by the coding sequence ATGGATATGTACCGCCGGATTATCAGCCCGCTTTTATTTTCTTTACCGCCGGAAGCCGCGCACCGCGCCGCTATTTTTGCGCTGGCGCATCTGCCGTGGATATTTCCGCGCGCAACGGTTCCGGAGCTGCCGATAACGCTGTGGGGGCGGCGTTTTTCCAATCCGGTCGGGCTTGCGGCGGGGTTTGATAAGGATGCAGAAGCGTGGCGCGGGCTGTCGCGGCTGGGATTCGGTTTTCTGGAATTGGGAACCGTGACGCCCAAGCCGCAGCAGGGGAATCCCAAGCCGCGCATTTTTCGCGATTCATCGACGCAATCAGTTATTAACCGGATGGGCTTTCCGGGAAAAGGTGCGGCGCATGTCAAAAATTCTTTGCGCGGACGTGAAACCTGCCCCGTACCGCTGGGCATTAATATCGGCAAAAATAAGGCGAGCGAAGATTTCGATGCAATTATCGATGATTATGAAAGCTGTCTAAAGCTGCTGGAGGGGTTGGCGGATTATTTTGTTGTGAATGTTTCCTCGCCAAACACCCCCGGTCTCCGTGCCTTGCAAAGTAAAGAGGCGTTGTCTTCTCTGCTGTCCGCGCTGATGCGGGTGAAAGATGCGCAAATCCCGCTGCTGGTGAAAATCGCTCCGGATTTGTCCGCGCAGGAGTTGGAGGAAATCGCGACTGTTGTAGCGGAAACGGCTTGTGACGGTGTTGTTATTTCAAATACGACATTGGCGCGGCCGGATGTGCTGCCGCAAGGCTTTGCGGCGGAGCAGGGCGGGTTGAGCGGCGCGCTGTTGCGTGACAAATCCACAGAGATGATTGCCCGTTTTTACACCCTAACAAGCGGAACAATACCGATTATCGGTGCCGGCGGCGTCTCTTCAGGCGCGGATGCCTATCAGAAAATCCGCGCCGGCGCGTCTTTGGTGCAGATTTATAGCGGTATGATTTTTAAGGGCCCCTATGTCGCCGCGCAGTCTGTGCG
- a CDS encoding DUF1223 domain-containing protein — protein MRIMLILTLAIIGAAVFYQGIPYLHIVPAEAANGREISAQASDANIKNDHPVLLELFTSQACYSCPAAEALLRELAIRPDVITLEYHVDYWNELVYGLAGRWKDPYSSPQFTARQRDYNNVLRGSAKVYTPQIIINGAAETVGSRKKEIEQAVAAAEDSGIRLSAWLKDNMLQIETGGALPQETRLVLARYLKRAETDVISGENKGKNLVSYNVVTALSHIRPAQDENGIINSKITPLKADEHCAVFAQDGKTMEIRAATLCRMMR, from the coding sequence ATGCGCATTATGCTTATTTTAACGCTGGCGATTATCGGCGCAGCTGTCTTTTATCAGGGCATCCCCTATCTTCATATTGTCCCGGCAGAGGCCGCAAACGGCCGCGAAATTTCCGCACAGGCCAGCGATGCCAATATCAAAAACGATCATCCCGTATTGCTGGAGCTTTTTACCTCGCAGGCCTGTTATTCCTGTCCCGCCGCCGAGGCGCTGCTGCGTGAGCTTGCCATACGTCCCGATGTCATCACGCTGGAATATCATGTCGATTACTGGAACGAACTTGTCTACGGGCTGGCAGGCCGTTGGAAAGACCCCTATTCCAGCCCGCAATTCACCGCACGCCAGCGCGATTACAACAATGTCCTGCGCGGCTCCGCAAAGGTTTACACGCCGCAAATTATCATTAACGGCGCAGCGGAAACCGTCGGCTCCCGCAAGAAGGAAATCGAGCAGGCCGTTGCCGCCGCCGAAGACAGCGGGATACGCCTGAGTGCATGGTTAAAGGATAATATGCTGCAAATTGAAACCGGCGGGGCATTACCGCAGGAGACGCGGCTGGTGCTGGCACGTTATCTGAAGCGCGCGGAAACCGATGTCATCTCGGGTGAAAACAAGGGTAAAAATCTTGTCAGCTATAATGTTGTGACCGCGCTGTCCCATATCAGGCCGGCGCAGGATGAAAACGGCATCATCAACAGCAAAATCACACCGCTGAAAGCAGACGAACATTGTGCCGTCTTCGCGCAGGACGGCAAAACCATGGAAATCCGCGCCGCCACTTTGTGCCGCATGATGAGATAA
- a CDS encoding N-formylglutamate amidohydrolase, protein MSDQKKHTKILRPQRQSVALVFDSPHSGSDYPADFNHACDMKDLRMAEDMYIDELFAHVTDHGAPLLKALFPRSYIDPNRAVKEEDKKSGNPPSLRGLFRTVCSGINPTPIYAEDALPTGQEKQTRIDNCYREYHENLSDIIKDTKQQFEKTVHINCHSMPSTYGDNLPNGYDFILGNREGRSCAPELVAFVKTALEDMGYKVGVNIPGYRGAEIVKRYGDPANDIHSLQLEINRGLYMDERSFAKTADFEKLKDDLKTLTTKLAFYAAPKAKPQAKQSQTLRKRK, encoded by the coding sequence ATGTCAGACCAGAAAAAACACACGAAAATTCTGCGCCCGCAGCGCCAGAGCGTCGCGCTTGTCTTTGACAGCCCGCACAGCGGCAGCGATTATCCTGCCGATTTCAACCATGCCTGCGATATGAAAGACCTGCGCATGGCCGAAGACATGTATATCGACGAGCTGTTCGCACATGTCACCGATCACGGCGCCCCTTTACTGAAAGCCCTGTTCCCGCGCTCTTATATTGATCCCAACCGCGCGGTAAAAGAGGAAGATAAGAAAAGCGGTAACCCGCCCTCCCTGCGCGGATTGTTCCGTACGGTTTGCAGCGGCATCAACCCGACACCGATCTATGCGGAAGACGCATTGCCGACTGGGCAGGAAAAGCAGACCCGCATCGATAACTGCTACCGGGAATACCACGAAAACTTAAGCGACATTATTAAAGACACAAAGCAACAGTTTGAAAAAACAGTGCATATTAATTGCCACTCTATGCCCTCAACCTATGGCGACAATCTTCCCAACGGCTATGATTTCATTCTCGGCAACCGCGAAGGGCGCAGCTGCGCCCCGGAACTGGTCGCTTTCGTCAAAACTGCGCTGGAAGATATGGGCTATAAGGTCGGCGTGAATATTCCGGGTTATCGCGGCGCGGAAATCGTCAAACGCTATGGCGACCCCGCCAATGACATACATTCTCTGCAATTGGAAATCAATCGCGGTCTGTATATGGATGAGCGCAGCTTTGCAAAAACCGCTGATTTTGAAAAGCTGAAAGACGATCTAAAAACCCTGACGACAAAGCTTGCCTTCTACGCCGCGCCCAAAGCCAAGCCACAAGCGAAGCAATCTCAAACTCTCAGGAAACGGAAATAA